A stretch of Rhizobium sp. TH2 DNA encodes these proteins:
- a CDS encoding PadR family transcriptional regulator, whose protein sequence is MPAVRTVSAASGPAMVAVGVGTGVIYCFACRCRVSSVSTIRTQSGGRSSMRRDLLNGRSGSSIVNKILTVYGTLCRLIYMLKEISLTSQTRSVIAAFIERHGNGVSGAEIGRKTGLASGSLYPILARLEKAGWLTSEWETEEPSALGRPRRRLYKLTSEGIRCISRIAREITPAKGGLAWAQ, encoded by the coding sequence ATGCCCGCCGTGAGGACCGTTAGCGCTGCCTCCGGTCCTGCGATGGTCGCTGTTGGAGTTGGAACCGGGGTTATTTATTGCTTCGCTTGCCGTTGCCGCGTCTCCTCTGTGAGTACGATTAGAACTCAATCTGGAGGGCGCAGTTCCATGAGGAGGGATTTGCTAAATGGACGTTCCGGTTCGAGCATAGTTAACAAAATATTGACAGTTTACGGTACCCTATGTAGACTTATCTACATGCTTAAGGAAATCAGTCTCACATCTCAGACTAGGAGTGTCATAGCAGCCTTCATCGAGCGGCATGGAAATGGCGTATCGGGTGCGGAAATCGGGCGCAAGACAGGACTTGCGTCAGGGAGTCTTTACCCGATCTTGGCGAGGCTTGAGAAAGCGGGTTGGCTCACCAGCGAGTGGGAGACCGAAGAACCGTCCGCCCTCGGTCGACCGAGGCGCCGCCTGTATAAACTTACATCCGAGGGCATCCGCTGCATCAGTCGCATTGCGCGTGAAATCACTCCTGCGAAGGGAGGTCTGGCGTGGGCACAGTAG